A stretch of DNA from Thalassococcus arenae:
GAAGGACTTGGCGAACCAGCCGTCCTGGGTGACGTAGACCGCCGAGACGATCATCGTCACGATAGGCAGCCAGGCCAGCGGCGAGACGGGCTTGAAGATCTGGATCAGCGGATTCAGGGCGGCATTGGCGGTTTTCGACAGGCCTGCCGCGATGCCCAGCGGAACGGCGACCGCAGTGGCGATCAGGAAGCCGAAGAACACGGTTTTGATCGAGGTCCAGATCTGCTGGTAATAGGTCGGCGCGCCGGTGAAGGCCCGTTCCTTGGGTTCCTTGCCCTGCGCGATCAGGCGTTCGTTCAGCTGGGCGACCTTGGCGTCGAAATCGGCCTTTTGGGCGCCCTTGGCCCGCGCGTCCTCGTGCAGGAATACCGCCTGTTCCCAGACCTGGGCCGGTCCCGGCACGGCGCCGAGCGAGGTTTGCACCTTGGGCGCGAGCGTGCCCCAGAGCAGCAGGAAAGCCGCGATGGCCAGCAGGGGAATCGCCAGCAGGCGCCAGATTTCCTTGACCTGGGCTTGCGGGTTGTCTCCGGCGGCGGCGCGCAGGATCGGCGTCACCCAGCTCAGGCCCAGCACGTTGAACCATTTGTCCGCGGTGTTGATGCGAGTGAAAAGTCGTTCGCGGCGGGCCTCGCGGGCGGCGGATGCGGCGAAATCCGGGTCGACGGTGGTCATGCTCTGTTGCTCCTTGCCGGGGACGGTGGGCGCCGCTCGCTCTTGCAGAGCATCGCCCCGCCCGCCATCCCGTAGAGGTTTCGGTTAGCCCTGGACTTCGTTGCCCACGACGATCTGTTCGCCCTTGAGCCCGATCGGCAGGCTTTCCAGGTAGGCGTTGGGCGACCGGCCGTCATAGGGGATGCCGTCGATGATGTCGGCCGCGGGTGTCGGTGCCTTGTAGCCATCGCTGTCCCAGGGGAAGTCCGCTTCGTTGGCCAGGCCTTCGTCGACCAGCAGGCGCGCCGCTTCGAGGTAGATCTCGGGCTTGTAGACCTTGCGCGCGACCTCGTCATACCAGCTGTCGGGCTTGGCCTCGGCGATCTGGCCCCAGCGGCGCATCTGGGTCAGGTACCAGATGGCATCGGAATAGAAGGGGTAGGTGGCGTTGTAGCGGAAGAAGACGTTGAAATCCGGGATCTCGCGCTTGTCGCCCTTTTCGAATTCGAAGGTGCCGGTCATCGAGTTGGCGATCACCTCGTAATCGGCGCCGACATATTCGGGGCGGCTGAGGATTTCGACGGCTTCGGGCCGGTTGGCGTTGTCGTTCTCGTCCAGCCAGATCGCGGCGCGGATCAGCGCCTTGGTCACGGCGAGGGTGGTGTTGGGATATTGCTCGGCGAATTCTGCCGTTATTCCAAAGACTTTTTCGGGGTTGTTCTTCCACAGCTGGTAGTCGGTGATGACCGGCACGCCGATCCCCTTGAACACAGCCTGCTGGTTCCACGGCTCGCCCACGCAATAGCCGTAGATGGTGCCGGCCTCGAGCGTGGCGGGCATCTGCGGCGGCGGGGTGACCGACAGGAACACATCGGCGCCGATCTGGCCGGTGACGTTTTCGGGGCTGTAGAAGCCCGGGTTCAGACCGCCGGCAGCCAGCCAGTAGCGCAATTCGTAATTGTGGGTCGAAACGGGGAAGACCATGCCCATGTTGAACGGCTTGCCCTGGTTGCGGAATTCCTCGACCACCGGGGCCAGCGCCGCTGCCGAGATCGGGTGTTGCGGGCGGCCATCATCCATCTTGGGAATGTGCGGCAGCATCTTTTCCCAGACCTCGTTCGACACCGTGATGCCGTTGCCGTTCAGGTCCATCGAAAACGGCGTGATGATATGGGCTTCGGTGCCGTAGCCGATGGTGGCGGCCAGCGGCTGGCCCGCCAGCATGTGCGCGCCATCGAGCTGCCCGTCGATCACGCCGTCCAGCAGCACCTTCCAGTTGGCCTGGGCCTCGAGCGTGACGAACAGACCTTCGTCCAGGAAATATCCCTGCTCGTAGGCCACGGCCAGCGGGGCCATATCGGTCAGCTTGATGAAGCCGAAGGTCAGTTCGTCCTTTTCGAGTTCCAGCATTTCCGCGAGGGCGGGGCTGACCATGGCCGTGGTGGTGGTCAGAGCGAGCAGCAGGTTCTTCATTCCGTGTCCTCTCAGGTCGCGCCGGCAACAGGCTGCCGGCAAACAAAAAGCCGCCCGAACCTGCGCCGGGGAGGAGGGCACAGGAACGAGCGGCTTTGCTCAGGGTTTCCCGATCGTCGGGAAGAATTCGATTCGGCGAACGTCATTGCCCGCCTGCACGATCAGGGTGACTGCAAGAAGGCTGCGTGCCCAGAAGAAAAACGAGTCGGGCACGGTTTTATTCTGCAATGCAGCAATTGCTCGCTGCGAGTGCACAAAAACCGTGCAGGATCAGCCGGTGGGATCAAAAATCGCGCCGTCGAAAAAGCGGTCCGGCGCCAGAATCAGCCCACCGCGACCCGAGGCGACGGCAGTGGGCTCGGAAACCGCGCCTTCCAGTTTCTCGGACGCCCCGGGCATGTCGGCGCCGGTTTCGGCGATCTCGGCGCGGAACAGATCGCTGCGGAAAACCGCCTTGGCCGCGGCGATGGACGGCCCGCGGTCAAGCCCATGCTGGGCCGCCAATTGTGCGCCGATCCACGCCGCCTGGCTGCGCCACGGAAAGGGCACGCTGCTGTTGTGAAAGCCGACGAAGCCCGGCACGGCGCGCTGGTCGCCACGAGGGCTGACCAGCAGGCGGCCGCTTAGCGCGCGGTCGATGATTTCCGGCGCCATGTCCAGATAGCCGGGCCGGGCCAGGATTTCGGCGGCGGTGATGCGGCTGCCGGGCAGGGCCAGCCAGCGGCCGGCGCGCCAGCAGGCGCGCATCAGCCGCCCAAGCAGCGACCGTTCGGTTTCGGCCCAGTCGCGGCGCACGGCCAGCACCTTTTCCGGTGCGCTTTGCCAGATCGCGACGCCGGGCAGCAGCAAGTCGCCCACACCGCGTTCCACGGCGATGGACCCCCAGGGTTCACCGACGCAGAACGCGTCGATCTCGCCGCTGGCCAACGCGTCGGCCATCAGGGGCGGCGGCACGGTGCGAATGGCGATCCGGGCCTGCAAGGCGGGGTCGATCGCCCCCAGCCAGTAGCGCACCAGCAACGCGTGCATGGAAAACGGAAACGGCACACCCAGGCGCAACCCGCCGGGCGCCGCTGCGGCCAGTGCGCGCCCGGCGGTCGTCGCATCGTCGAAGCCAAAGCCATGCCCGGCCTCGCGCATGATTTCGGCCAGCGTGGCGTTGACG
This window harbors:
- a CDS encoding ABC transporter permease → MTTVDPDFAASAAREARRERLFTRINTADKWFNVLGLSWVTPILRAAAGDNPQAQVKEIWRLLAIPLLAIAAFLLLWGTLAPKVQTSLGAVPGPAQVWEQAVFLHEDARAKGAQKADFDAKVAQLNERLIAQGKEPKERAFTGAPTYYQQIWTSIKTVFFGFLIATAVAVPLGIAAGLSKTANAALNPLIQIFKPVSPLAWLPIVTMIVSAVYVTQDGWFAKSFLISAITVTLCSLWPTLINTALGVASIDKDLVNVSKVLKMNTWTKITKLVLPSALPLIFTGLRLSLGVGWMVLIAAEMLAQNPGLGKFVWDEFQNGSSQSLAKIMVAVFTIGIIGFLLDRLMYAIQSMFTFSNNR
- a CDS encoding CmpA/NrtA family ABC transporter substrate-binding protein; protein product: MKNLLLALTTTTAMVSPALAEMLELEKDELTFGFIKLTDMAPLAVAYEQGYFLDEGLFVTLEAQANWKVLLDGVIDGQLDGAHMLAGQPLAATIGYGTEAHIITPFSMDLNGNGITVSNEVWEKMLPHIPKMDDGRPQHPISAAALAPVVEEFRNQGKPFNMGMVFPVSTHNYELRYWLAAGGLNPGFYSPENVTGQIGADVFLSVTPPPQMPATLEAGTIYGYCVGEPWNQQAVFKGIGVPVITDYQLWKNNPEKVFGITAEFAEQYPNTTLAVTKALIRAAIWLDENDNANRPEAVEILSRPEYVGADYEVIANSMTGTFEFEKGDKREIPDFNVFFRYNATYPFYSDAIWYLTQMRRWGQIAEAKPDSWYDEVARKVYKPEIYLEAARLLVDEGLANEADFPWDSDGYKAPTPAADIIDGIPYDGRSPNAYLESLPIGLKGEQIVVGNEVQG
- a CDS encoding CmpA/NrtA family ABC transporter substrate-binding protein; protein product: MKGVTLSAGFIPLVDAAPLIVAREMGFAATEGLDLHLLRAPSWSSLRDMLAFGQVDAAHMLAPVPVAMALGLGGMATPIDAVMVLSLNGTVIGVNATLAEIMREAGHGFGFDDATTAGRALAAAAPGGLRLGVPFPFSMHALLVRYWLGAIDPALQARIAIRTVPPPLMADALASGEIDAFCVGEPWGSIAVERGVGDLLLPGVAIWQSAPEKVLAVRRDWAETERSLLGRLMRACWRAGRWLALPGSRITAAEILARPGYLDMAPEIIDRALSGRLLVSPRGDQRAVPGFVGFHNSSVPFPWRSQAAWIGAQLAAQHGLDRGPSIAAAKAVFRSDLFRAEIAETGADMPGASEKLEGAVSEPTAVASGRGGLILAPDRFFDGAIFDPTG